In Tenebrio molitor chromosome 6, icTenMoli1.1, whole genome shotgun sequence, one genomic interval encodes:
- the rk gene encoding lutropin-choriogonadotropic hormone receptor isoform X1, with translation MPPSLVLVIATVAYVAAGASVPPTDSATSAPCAILEDRCQCTPDLQEFVCRTAGFTEVPPNLPYSITQLDLTSNNITVLNETSLSHYTHMEELTLSENKLEFIHPKSFTKNVHLKRLLLQGCTLTEVPVETLRPLVKLQTLHLGNNEIWKLDGTTFQQVPSLRSLRLDGNRLRGVPSEALSGLPHLEVLNIGNNLIGTLPPAAFPPLDKLIVLLMKRNQITEIAEEAFANLTSLKVLELDDNFLTQIPTALTKLDKLQELSISGNRITYIRGGLLQKTPALALLELKGNPLTGVDAHAFSFLPRLRKLILSEARELSTFPNLNGTTALEILRLDRAGISSVPSSLCTTCPRLKSLDLKSNKLKTVPDLNNCREMRVLDLANNHIRSLEDRPFRGMYQMHDLLLAHNEIQYIPQDAFYNLSRLQVLNLEDNQISFIHPDAFLPISKIEDLNLGQNVFPHLPSAGLERLLHLKTFNNPNLREFPPPEEFPRIQTLVLAYAYHCCAFLPLIPSNPPPKAKDFIVFPDIDDEIDMNMWNSSNLSDYWPSQQNMSHKFGKKFETIWETIRSDFTYPGNFPSYMEEYAEEEALRVAGNDASSGKIQCLPLPGPFLPCQDLFDWWTLRCGVWIVFLCAMLGNGTVVFVLIFSRGKMDVPRFLVCNLAAADFFMGIYLGFLAVVDASTLGEFRMYAIPWQMSAGCQLSGFLGVLSSELSVYTLAVITLERNYAITHAMHLNKRLSLKHAGYIMICGWSFAIVMGLLPLFSVSDYRKFAVCLPFETKDAASLTYVVFLMFINGVAFLILMGCYLKMYCAIRGSQAWNSNDSRIAKRMALLVFTDFLCWSPIAFFSLTAAFGLQLITLEQAKVFTVFVLPLNSCCNPFLYAILTKQFKKDCVMICKAIEESRVTRGIGRCRHSSNFSNRQTPANTNSLADRSSRENQNHHVPTCTCNVKLLGERSAPQPRPDRKTGTREWLLSKARWLLCVRRQPRHRPRSDQYTYQIAEIQQKQHKRASSVSSSENFSSSRSDSWRHNHHCGIPLRLLDPKRRASSWLVTRKTSQDSNLSSSRNDSSGSATTASTSTWRISRSSASSEPNRIRAKPRLTRQSAIQDEADLPGSPGRLTVRFLTTIPSAAETSMQMEDEQPSMLVSPSKEREGPLYAILHSQPVTPARRQSIVTLHPPETIHTPSSQPNEAGPSR, from the exons ACTTCTGCAAGGCTGCACCCTCACCGAGGTCCCCGTCGAGACCCTCCGACCCCTCGTCAAACTACAGACTTT GCATCTGGGCAATAACGAAATATGGAAACTGGATGGAACCACTTTCCAGCAGGTTCCTTCACTGCGCAGCTTGCGTCTGGACGGCAACCGTCTGCGCGGTGTTCCTTCGGAGGCTCTGTCCGGTCTCCCGCACCTTGAGGTCCT gAATATTGGAAATAATCTGATCGGCACCCTCCCTCCTGCCGCTTTCCCACCGTTGGACAAGCTGATCGTGCT ATTGATGAAACGTAACCAGATAACTGAGATAGCCGAAGAAGCTTTCGCCAACCTGACATCTTTAAAAGTTCT AGAGCTCGACGACAATTTCCTGACGCAGATACCCACGGCGCTCACGAAACTCGACAAGCTGCAGGAAct GTCGATATCCGGCAATCGCATCACGTACATCCGCGGAGGATTGCTCCAGAAAACCCCCGCCCTGGCGCTGCTCGAACTCAAGGGGAATCCTTTGACGGGAGTGGACGCCCACGCGTTCTCCTTCTTGCCGCGACTCCGAAAGCT GATTCTGTCTGAAGCCAGGGAGTTGTCGACGTTCCCCAACTTGAACGGCACAACGGCCTTAGAGATACTGAGGTTGGATAGGGCAGGGATTTCCTCCGTGCCTTCCTCTTTATGTACGACTTGTCCCAGACTTAAAAGCTT GGACCTCAAATCCAACAAACTCAAAACCGTACCGGACCTCAACAACTGCAGAGAAATGAGAGTGTT GGATTTGGCCAACAACCACATCCGCTCGTTGGAGGACAGACCGTTCCGCGGAATGTACCAAATGCACGACCTACTCTTGGCTCACAACGAAATCCAATACATCCCGCAGGACGCTTTCTATAATCTCTCCCGACTTCAAGTCCT GAATCTGGAAGATAATCAGATTTCTTTCATCCACCCGGACGCTTTTCTCCCGATTTCGAAAATTGAGGATTT AAATCTCGGCCAAAACGTGTTCCCTCATCTACCGTCGGCAGGCCTCGAGCGTCTCTTACATCTGAAAACTTTCAACAATCCGAATTTGCGCGAATTCCCCCCGCCGGAAGAATTCCCCCGGATTCAGACGTTGGTCCTGGCGTACGCCTACCACTGTTGCGCTTTTTTACCCTTAATTCCATCCAACCCCCCGCCCAAAGCCAAAGATTTCATTGTGTTTCCAGATATCGACGACGAAATAGACATGAACATGTGGAATTCCAGCAACTTGAGCGACTACTGGCCGTCACAGC AGAATATGAGTCACAAATTTGGGAAGAAATTCGAAACGATTTGGGAAACTATCCGATCTGATTTCACATATCCCGGCAACTTTCCCTCTTACATGGAGGAATACGCCGAAGAAGAGGCTCTCAGAGTGGCCGGAAACGACGCATCTTCGGGGAAAATACAATGTTTGCCGTTACCAGGTCCATTTCTACCATGTCAAGATTTATTTGACTGGTGGACCTTGAGGTGTGGCGTCTGGATAGTATTTCTGTGTGCCATGCTGGGCAACGGGACAGTCGTCTTCGTCTTGATCTTCTCCAGGGGGAAAATGGATGTTCCGCGGTTTTTAGTGTGCAATCTCGCCGCGGCTGACTTCTTCATGGGGATCTATTTag GTTTCCTGGCCGTGGTCGACGCGTCGACTTTAGGCGAGTTCCGGATGTACGCAATTCCTTGGCAGATGTCCGCCGGTTGTCAATTATCCGGCTTCTTGGGCGTGCTCAGCTCCGAGCTGTCAGTCTACACTCTGGCGGTAATCACGCTGGAAAGGAATTACGCCATCACTCACGCCATGCACCTGAACAAGCGGCTCTCTTTGAAGCACGCCGGCTACATAATGATCTGCGGTTGGAGCTTCGCCATAGTGATGGGCCTCCTACCGCTGTTCAGCGTGTCCGACTATCGCAAATTCGCCGTCTGTCTCCCCTTCGAAACCAAAGATGCCGCCAGTCTGACGTACGTGGTGTTCCTGATGTTCATCAACGGCGTGGCGTTCTTGATCCTGATGGGCTGCTACCTGAAGATGTACTGCGCGATCCGGGGCTCGCAAGCCTGGAACTCGAACGACTCCCGGATCGCCAAGAGGATGGCGCTGTTGGTGTTCACGGATTTCTTGTGCTGGTCCCCGATCGCGTTCTTCTCGCTGACGGCGGCTTTCGGTTTGCAACTGATCACGCTCGAACAAGCCAAAGTGTTTACTGTGTTCGTTTTACCTCTCAACTCGTGTTGTAATCCGTTCCTCTACGCCATCCTCACCAAACAGTTCAAAAAAGACTGCGTCATGATCTGCAAAGCGATCGAAGAGAGTCGAGTGACCCGCGGAATCGGACGTTGCAGGCACAGTTCGAACTTTAGCAACCGACAGACTCCTGCCAACACTAACAGTTTAGCCGACAGGTCTTCGCGCGAGAACCAGAACCACCACGTGCCCACGTGCACTTGCAACGTCAAGCTTCTGGGCGAGAGGAGCGCCCCGCAACCTAGACCCGACCGCAAGACCGGCACCCGGGAGTGGCTCCTGAGCAAAGCTAGGTGGTTGCTGTGCGTGAGGAGACAACCTAGACACAGGCCCAGATCCGACCAATACACCTATCAGATAGCGGAAATTCAGCAGAAGCAGCACAAGAGAGCTTCTTCGGTCTCGTCCAGCGAGAACTTCAGTTCGTCTCGGTCGGACTCCTGGCGCCACAACCACCACTGCGGGATTCCGCTGAGGCTGCTCGACCCCAAGCGCCGCGCCTCTTCTTGGCTGGTCACCAGGAAAACCTCGCAGGACTCCAACTTGTCCAGCTCGAGGAATGACTCGTCGGGCTCGGCGACCACCGCCAGCACCAGCACTTGGCGGATATCGCGGTCGAGCGCCTCCAGCGAGCCCAACAGGATAAGAGCCAAGCCCAGGTTGACCAGACAGAGTGCCATACAGGACGAGGCCGACCTGCCGGGCTCTCCTGGTAGGCTGACTGTCAGGTTTCTCACCACCATACCTTCAGCCGCCGAGACCAGCATGCAGATGGAGGACGAGCAACCCTCGATGCTCGTCAGTCCCTCCAAAGAGAGGGAGGGACCGCTGTACGCCATCCTGCACTCCCAACCGGTCACGCCGGCCAGGAGGCAGTCCATCGTCACTCTCCATCCGCCGGAGACCATCCACACACCTTCTAGTCAGCCCAATGAAGCCGGGCCATCCAGATAA